GACGGCATCCCCGGAGCGGCCAGGTCAGCGCCGTCGTACATGGCGGCGATCTCCGCGGCGTACTCGGCGAGCAGGCGCTCGGCCTCCGGAGCGTCCGATGCCAGCGGGACGAACGTGATGCTCAACGCGTCAGCAGCGGGTCCAGCGCCACGGCGACGAACAGCAGCGACAGGTAGAGGTTCGACCAGTGGAAGAGCCGCATCGGCTTGATCTCGGTGAGCTCGTCGCTGCGCCGCGCGCGGACCCACATCAGGTGCGCCTCGACCAGGAAGGTGGCGCCGAGGACCCCGGCTGCGACCGGGTAGACGATGCCGGTGCCGGCGACCGGCCAGAGCGCGAAGGAGACCGCCACCATGACCCAGGAGTACGCCACGATCTGGCGGGCGACCTGCTCCCCCGTCCGGACGACCGGCAGCATCGGGACGTCGACCGCCGCGTAGTCCTCGCGGTAGCGCATCGCCAGCGCCCAGGTGTGCGGCGGGGTCCAGAAGAACACGACCAGGAACAGCACGACCGGGGCCCAGGCCAGCTCGTTGGTCACCGCGGTCCAGCCGATCAGCGCCGGGAAGCAGCCGGCGAGGCCGCCCCAGACGATGTTCTGCGTCGTCCGGCGCTTGAGCAGCATCGTGTAGATGAAGACGTAGAAGGCGTTGGCGCTGACCGAGAGGATCGCGGAGAGCGGGTTGACCCAGACCGCCAGGATCACGGTCGAGAGCACGCCCAGCACGACACCGAAGATCAGCGCGGCCCGCGGCGTGACGATGTGCCGGGGAAGAGCGCGCCGGCGGGTGCGTCGCATCTGCTCGTCGATATCGCGGTCGTAGACGCAGTTGAAGACCGAGGCCGAGCCCGCCGACAGCGTCCCGCCGATCACCGTGGCGACCACCAGGCCGAAGCCGGGCACGCCCTGGGCGGCGAAGAACATGACCGGGACCGTGGTGAGGAGCAGCAGCTCGATGACCCGCGGCTTGGTCAGCCCGACGTAGGCGGCGACGACGTCACGAAGGGTCGCTCGGGAGGGAGCCTGTCCGGTGACGGACACCTCTGCGTCGAGCGCGGTCACGCACGCCTCGCCTTCATTCCATGGTCGGACCGGCTGGTCCCGGCGGTTCAGTCTATCGGTAGGCTCGACGCATGAGCCGCGCACGTACCCCGCTGGAATGGTCCGATCTCGACAAGCGGGCCGTGGACACCGCCCGCTGCCTCGCCATGGACGCTGTCCAGAAGGTCGGGAACGGGCACCCGGGCACCGCCATGAGCCTCGCTCCGGTGGCCTACCTTCTCTTCCAGAAGCGGATGCGGCACGACCCGGCGCACCCGGACTGGTCCAACCGCGACCGGTTCGTGCTCTCCTGCGGCCACTCCTCGATCACGCTCTACACGCAGCTCTACCTCGGCGGCTTCGGGCTCGAGCTCGACGACCTCAAGGCGCTGCGCACCTGGGGCAGCCGGACCCCCGGCCACCCCGAGCACGGGCACACCGCCGGCGTCGAGACGACCACCGGTCCGCTGGGCCAGGGCGTCGCGAACGCGGTGGGCATGGCGATGGCCGCTCGCCGCGAGAAGGGCATGTTCGACCCGGACGGCGGCACCCCGACCACCGGAGACGGCCCGTTCGACCACCACGTCTACGCGATCTGCTCCGACGGCGACCTGGAGGAGGGCGTCAGCGCCGAGGCCTCCTCGATCGCCGGTCACCAACAGCTGGGCAACCTGACGCTGATCTACGACGCCAACCGGATCTCCATCGAGGGTGACACCCACATCGCCTTCACCGAGGACGTCGGGAAGCGCTACGAGGCCTACGGCTGGCACGTCCAGCACGTCGACTGGACCAAGAACGGCGACCACGCCGACGGTGACGGTTACTACGAGGACATCCCCGCGCTCTGGGACGCGCTGGACCAGGCCGAGGACGTCGCGGACAAGCCCAGCCTGATCGTCCTGCGCACGATCATCGCCTGGCCCTCCCCCCAGGCCCAGAACACCGAGGCGTCGCACGGCAGCGCGCTGGGCGACGAGGAGATCGCAGCCACCAAGAAGGTCCTCGGCTTCGACCCCGACCAGCAGTTCCAGGTCGAGGACGAGGTCATCGCGCACACCCGCAAGCTGGTCGAGCGCGGCGCGGCCGCGGGCGCTGCCTGGGACGAGCAGTACGCCGCCTGGGCGGAGGCCAACCCGGAGCGCAACGACCTGCTGCACCGGCTCCGGTCGCGCAGCCTGCCGGCCGGCTGGGACGCCGACCTGCCGTCGTACGCACCGGACGCGAAGGGCGTCGCCACCCGGGTCGCTTCGGGCGAGGTCATCAACGCGGTAGCCGCGCACCTGCCCGAGCTCTGGGGCGGCTCGGCCGACCTCGCCGGCTCGAACAACACCACCATCAAGGGCGAGCCGAGCTTCACGCCCGAGGAGTGGCAGACGTCGTACTGGAGCGGGAACCCGTACGGCCGCGTCCTGCACTTCGGCATCCGCGAGCACGCGATGGGCTCGGTGATGAACGGCATCACCTTGCACGGGGGCACCCGCGTCTTCGGCGGGACCTTCCTGGTCTTCTCCGACTACATGCGTCCGGCCGTCCGGCTCGCCGCGCTCATGAAGCTGCCGACGATCTACGTCTGGACCCACGACTCGATCGGTCTCGGCGAGGACGGTCCGACCCACCAGCCGGTCGAGCACGTCGCGTCGCTGCGCGCGATCCCGGGTCTCGACGTCGTCCGACCCGCTGACGGCAACGAGACCGTCGCAGCGTGGAAGGCCACCCTGGAGATCACCGACCGCCCGGTCGCCCTGGCACTCACCCGGCAGAACGTTCCGACGGTTCCGCGCGGCGAAGACGGGTACGCAACCACCGAGGGCGTGGCCAAGGGTGGCTACACCCTGATCGACACCGAGGGCACACCCGACGTGATCCTCATCGGCACCGGATCGGAGGTCCAGCTCGCCGTGACCGCCCGTGACCAGCTCGCCGAGAAGGGCATCGGTGCCCGGGTCGTCTCGATGCCGTGCCGCGAGTGGTTCGACGCCCAGGACGCCGCCTACCGCGACTCGGTGCTGCTGCCCGACGTCAAGGCCCGGGTCAGCGTGGAGGCGGGAATCGCCCAGGGCTGGCGCGACGTTGTAGGAGATGCGGGCCGGATCGTCTCGCTCGACCACTTCGGTGGTTCCGCGGACTACTCGACCTTGTACCGCGAGTTCGGCATCACCGCCGAGGCCGTCACCCTTGCTGCCGAGGAGTCCCTCAGGACCGTCTCGAAGGCAGCCCGGAGCTAGTACCACTTCCCAGAAAGGCACACCATGTCCGACCGTCTGAAGCAGCTGGCAGAGGCAGGTGTGTCGATCTGGCTCGACGACCTGTCGCGGGAACGCCTGGAGACCGGCAACCTCGCCGACCTCGTCAAGACCTCCTCCGTCGTCGGCGTGACGACGAACCCGTCCATCTTCGCGTCCGCGCTGGCCAAGGGTGAGCGGTACGACGCGCAGGTGCGCGAGCTCGCTGCCGACGGCGCCGACGTCGAGCGCACGGTGTTCGAGCTGACCACCACCGACGTGCGCAACGCAGCCGACGTCCTGCGTGACGTGTTCGAGGCCAGCGACGGGGTCGACGGCCGCGTCTCGATCGAGGTCTCCCCCGGGTTCGCCCACGACACCGAGCAGACCGTCGCGGAGGCGGCGAAGCTCTGGGCCGCCGTGGACCGCCCGAACGTGCTCATCAAGATCCCCGGTACGCCGGAGGGCAACCCCGCCATCACCCGCACGCTCGCGGCGGGCATCTCGGTCAACGTGACCCTCATCTTCGGCCTCGACCAGTACGCCGAGGTGATGGAGGCCTACGTCGCCGGTCTCGAGCAGGCTGCGGCCAACGGTCACGACCTCAGCACCATCCACTCGGTGGCGTCGTTCTTCGTCTCCCGGGTCGACACCGAGATCGACGCCCGGCTGGACGCAGCCGGGGCCGAACCGGTCCTCAAGGGTCGAGCCGGCATCGCCAACGCCCGACTGGCGTTCGAGGCGTTCGAGAAGTTCTTCTCCGGTGAGCGCTGGGAGGCGCTCGCTGCACAGGGCGCGCACAAGCAGCGCCCGCTCTGGGCGAGCACCGGCGTCAAGAACCCGGAGTACGACGACACGATGTACGTCGTCGACCTGGTGGTCGAGGACACCGTGAACACGATGCCCGAGAAGACGTTGCAGGCGGTGGCCGACCACGGCGTCGTGGCCGGGGACCGGGTGCGTCCCTTCTACGCCGAGGCCCGGCAGACGCTGGAGGATCTCGCGGCCGCGGGCATCGACTACGACGACGTGATCGCGCTGCTGATCCGCGAGGGCGTGGAGAAGTTCGTGACCGCCTGGGACGAGCTGCTCGAGACGGTCGGCAAGAGCTTGGAGCAGGCGAAGGCATGACGGCCTCCCGCTCGGGCGCCCCCGTCGATCCGACCACGACCACGTCCTGGTCCCGCCTGGCCGAGCTGCGGGCGGCGTTCGTCCCCGACCTGCGCAGCTGGTTCGCCGCCGACCCCGAGCGGGCGGTGCGGCTCACCGTCGAGGCAGCCGACCTGCACGTCGACCTGTCCAAGGGCCTGGTCACCGACGAGGTGCTGGCCGCCTTGCTCGCGCTCGCCGAGGAGGTCGACGTCGCCGGGCGCCGGGACGCGATGTTCCGCGGGGAGCACGTCAACGCCACCGAGGACCGGGCCGTGCTGCACACCGCCCTGAGGCTGCCCGCGGACGCCTCGCTGGAGGTCGACGGCCACGACGTCGTGACCGAGGTGCACGAGACGCTGCAGCGCGTCTACGCGTTCGCCGACAAGATCCGCTCCGGCGCGTGGACCGGCGTGACCGGCCGGCGCATCGAGACCGTCGTCAACATCGGCATCGGCGGCTCGGACCTCGGACCGGTGATGGCGTACGAGGCCCTCAAGCCCTACGTGCACGAGGGCCTGGAGTGCCGGTTCATCAGCAACATCGACCCGACCGACGCTGCCACAACGCTCGCCGGGCTCGACCCGGAGACGACCCTGTTCATCGTCGCCAGCAAGACCTTCGGGACCCTGGAGACGCTCACCAACGCGCGGCTGTGCCGGGCCTGGCTGCTCGATCGGCTGCCGGCCGGTGACGCCGAGGACGCCGTCAGGAAGCACTTCGTCGCGGTCAGCACGGCGCTCGACAAGGTCGCCGACTTCGGGATCGATCCGGAGAACGCCTTCGGGTTCTGGGACTGGGTCGGTGGGCGCTACTCGATCGACTCGGCGATCGGCACGTCGCTGGTCGTCGCGATCGGCCCGGAGCGCTTCGCTGAATTCCTCGGTGGGATGCACGCGATGGACGAGCACTTCCGGACCGCGCCTCCCGAGCAGAACGCTCCCCTGCTGATGGGGCTGCTCAACGTCTGGTACACCAACTTCCTCGGCGCGGCCACGCACGCGGTGCTCCCGTACGCGCAGCAGCTGCACCGGTTCCCGGCGTACCTGCAGCAGCTGACGATGGAGTCCAACGGCAAGGGCGTGCGGTGGGACGGCAGCAAGGTCGGCACCGACACCGGCGAGGTGTTCTGGGGCGAGCCCGGCACGAACGGCCAGCACGCGTTCTACCAGCTGATCCACCAGGGCACCCGGTTGATCCCGGCCGACTTCATCGCCTTCGCCAACCCGGCGTACCCGCTCGTCGACGAGCACGACGGCGAGAGCGTCGACGTCCACGAGCTGTTCCTGGCGAACTTCTTCGCCCAGACCCACGCCCTGGCGTTCGGCAAGAGTGCTGAGGAGCCGTACCGGAACTTCACCGGCAACCGGCCGACGACCTCGATCATGGCGCCGGACCTGACGCCGTCGGTGCTCGGTCAGCTGATCGCGCTGTACGAGCACCTGACCTTCACCCAGGGCGTTGTCTGGGGCATCGACAGCTTCGACCAGTGGGGTGTCGAGCTCGGCAAGAAGCTCGCCCTGGAGCTCGAGCCGGCGCTCGCCGGCAAGGAGGCGCCCGCCGAGGCGCAGGACCCCAGCACCAGGGCTCTGATCGCCTACTACCGGGAGAACCGGAGATGACCGAGAACCCGCTGCGCGACCCGGCGGACCGGCGGCTCCCCCGGATCGCTGGCCCGTGCGGCATGGTCCTCTTCGGGGTCACCGGCGACCTGTCGCGCAAGAAGGTGATGCCGGCGATCTACGACCTGGCCAACCGCGGGCTGCTCCCGCCGGGGTTCAGCCTGGTCGGGTTCGCCCGGCGGGACTGGGCCGACCAGGACTTCGCCCAGATCGTGCACGACTCGGTCCGTGAGCACGCCCGCACCGAGTTCCGCGAGGAGGTCTGGAACCAGCTCGCCGAGGGCTTCCGGTTCGTGCCCGGCGACTTCGACGACGACACCGCCTTCGCCAACCTCCGCCGGACGATCGAGGAGCTCGACGAGACCCGCGGCACCCAGGGCAACCACGCCTTCTACCTGGCGATCCCCCCGTCGTTCTTCGGCAACGTCGCCGCCCAGCTCAAGGAGCACGGCCTGGCCGACCCGAAGGAGGGTTCCTGGCGCCGGGTGGTCGTCGAGAAGCCGTTCGGGCACGACCTGGAGAGCGCTCGCGAGCTCAACGACATCCTCGGGCAGGTCTTCGACCCGGGCTCGATCTTCCGGATCGACCACTACCTCGGCAAGGAGACCGTCCAGAACATCCTGGCGATGCGGTTCGCGAACAACCTGTTCGAACCGATCTGGAACTCCAACTACGTCGACCACGTCCAGATCACGATGGCCGAGGACGTCGGCATCGGTGGCCGGGCCGGCTACTACGACGGCGTCGGCGCTGCCCGCGACGTGATCCAGAACCACCTGCTCCAGCTGATGGCGCTGGTCGCCATGGAGGAGCCGACGTCGTTCGACGCCGAGAGCCTGCGGATCGAGAAGCAGAAGGTGCTCAGCTCGGTCACGCTACCGCCGCGCCTGGACCTCGCCACGGCCCGGGGCCAGTACGCCGCAGGCTGGGCGGGCGGCGAGGAGGTCATCGGCTTCTGCGAGGAGGACGGCATCGGCGCTCGGTCAACCACCGAGACGTATGCCGCCGTCACCCTGCACGTGGACACCCGCCGCTGGGCCGGGGTGCCGTTCTACCTGCGTACCGGGAAGCGCCTCGGTCGTCGGGTCACCGAGGTCGCGATCGTCTTCAAGCGCGCCCCGCACCTGCCGTTCACCGAGACGGCGACCGAGGCGCTGGGCCAGAACGCCATCGTGATCCGGGTGCAGCCCGACGAGGGCATGACGATCCGGTTCGGCTCCAAGGTGCCCGCGACCGCGATGGAGATCCGTGACGTGAACATGGACTTCGCCTACGGGGGGTCGTTCACCGAGGCGTCGCCGGAGGCGTACGAGCGGCTGATCCTCGACGTCCTGCTCGGCGACCCGCCGCTGTTCCCGCGGCACGAGGAGGTCGAGCTCTCCTGGAAGATCCTCGACCCGATCCTGGCGTACTGGGCCACCCGCGGGAAGCCGGAGTCCTACGCCTCCGGCGGCTGGGGACCCGCCTCGGCGGACAAGATGCTCGCGCGTGACGGAAGGACCTGGAGGAGGCCGTGAAAGAGCTCCTGGACACCAACTCCGCGGCAATCGCCGCCGCCTTCGTCAAGGCGCGCACCAAGGCCGGCAGCCCGGCGATGGGCATGGTGATGACCCTGGTCATCGTGGTGGACGAGGACGTCGCCACCGAGGCGCTCAAGGCGGCTCGCCGAGCCTCCCGGGAGCACCCGGCCCGGGTGCTGGCCGTGATCCTCGGCGACGCCCGCGGCAAGGGTGTGGTCAACGCCCAGGTCGGCATCGGGGACGACTGGACCGGCGAGACCGCGATGATCCGGCTCTCCGGCGCGGTGGTCAAGCATCCCGAATCGGTCGTGCTGCCGCTCCTCCTCCCGGACTCCCCGGTGGCCGTCTGGTGGCCGACCGACCCGCCCGAGGACCCGGCGGCCGATCCCCTCGGCAGCCTGGCGCAGCGCCGGATCACCGACGCGGCAGCGGCCTCCCGCAACAAGACCCGGGCGATGGCGACCCAGTGCGCGTCGTACACGAAGGGCAACACCGACCTGGCCTGGACGCGCGTGACCCCGTGGCGCGCCCTGCTGGCGGCGGCGCTGGACCAGCAACCGCTCAAGGTACGCCGGGCGTCGGTGACCGGCGAGCGGATCAGCCCGAGCGCCGACCTGCTCGCGGCCTGGCTCAGCGACCGGCTGCGCGTGCCCGTCGACCGGGTGACCTCGAAGGGTCCTGGCATCACCGAGGTGGTGCTGGAGACCAAGGAGGGTCCGATCCGGATCGCTCGCAGCGACGGCAAGCTGGCCGTGTTCTCCTCGCCGAACCGCCCCGACCGACCGGTCGCGCTGCGCCGCCGCGAGCTGCCGGACCTGCTGGCCGAGGAGCTGCGACGGCTGGACGAGGACGTCGTCTACCAGGCGACCGCGAAGCGGATGCTGAAGCTGGCAGCCCAGAAATGAGCCCAGAAATGAGCCCAGAAATGAACCCAGCATGACCCGGGACGTCGTCGTGCTGCCCGACCCGGACGCCGTCGCGGCCGAGGTGGCGGAACGCTTCCTGGACAGGATCCGGGCGGCGCAGGACCGCGATGAGGCCGTCGACGTGGCCCTGACCGGCGGCACCGTCGCCCGCCTGGTGCACCGCAGGATCGCGGAGCTCGCCGACGACGGCCCGGACTGGGACCGGGTGACCTTCTGGTTCGGCGACGAGCGCTTCGTCGCGGCGTCGAGCACGGACCGCAACGCGTGCCAGGCACGCGAGGACCTGCTGGACCCGATCGCCGCCCCGCACGTGCACGAGGTGCCCAGCAGCGACGACGTGGACACGGCCGAGGAGGCGGCGTCGGCGTACTCAGCACTGCTGCGCAGCGCGGGCTCGGGCGAGTTCGACCTGGTCATGCTCGGGATGGGACCGGACGGCCACGTGGCCTCGCTGTTCCCGGGCTTTCCCGAGCTGCGCGTGGACGAGATCGCTGTCGCCGTTCACGACTCCCCCAAGCCGCCGCCCGACCGGGTCAGCCTGAGCTTCGGCGCGCTCAACCGGGCGCGCGCGGTGTGGTTCCTGGTGACGGGGTCGGAGAAGGCCGAGGCGGTGCAGCGGGCCTGGGCGTTCGAGGGCACGGTCGAGGAGACCCCGGCGCGCGGGATCAGCGGACCGTCGGTGACGTGGTTCGTGGACGAGGCGGCGGCGGGGCGCTAGAGAGCGCCGAATCCCACCGCGAGCAGCGCGGCGGATGCGAGCCCGATCGCGAGCCCGGCGGCCACGCCGAGGGCCGGCGCACGGGCGGAGCGCGACCACAGCCCCACCACCAGCAGCACCACGACCGCAGCAGTCGTCAGCAGAGCCACGTTCTGCACCCGGGCGTCTTCACCGGAGGCGAACGCTCGCACAGCCACCCAGAACCCGATCAGCGAGCTGACCATGGCCGGAACCACGGCGTGGGCGGCTGCCTGGTTCCTCAGAAGACGATCTCGCCGCTCTTGCGCTTGGTGCGCAACGTCGTGAGGGCCTCTTCCAGGATCTCCTTCGCCTCGGTGTCGGAGCGACGCTCCTTCACGTAGGCCAGATGGGTCTTGTAGGGCTCGACCTTCTTGGGCGGCGGCGGGTTCTCCGAGTCGATGCTCGAGGGCAGGCCGCACTTGGGGCAGTCCCACGACTCCGGGACCTGGGCCTCCACCGCGAACGCGATCATCGTCCGGTGCTCCTGGGAGCAGAAGTACGTCACGTTCTGCCGCGGCGCGGCGTCGCCGCGCTCTGCCTCGCCCATGGGGCCCGCTCCGACG
The DNA window shown above is from Marmoricola sp. OAE513 and carries:
- a CDS encoding heme o synthase, yielding MTALDAEVSVTGQAPSRATLRDVVAAYVGLTKPRVIELLLLTTVPVMFFAAQGVPGFGLVVATVIGGTLSAGSASVFNCVYDRDIDEQMRRTRRRALPRHIVTPRAALIFGVVLGVLSTVILAVWVNPLSAILSVSANAFYVFIYTMLLKRRTTQNIVWGGLAGCFPALIGWTAVTNELAWAPVVLFLVVFFWTPPHTWALAMRYREDYAAVDVPMLPVVRTGEQVARQIVAYSWVMVAVSFALWPVAGTGIVYPVAAGVLGATFLVEAHLMWVRARRSDELTEIKPMRLFHWSNLYLSLLFVAVALDPLLTR
- the pgi gene encoding glucose-6-phosphate isomerase — its product is MTASRSGAPVDPTTTTSWSRLAELRAAFVPDLRSWFAADPERAVRLTVEAADLHVDLSKGLVTDEVLAALLALAEEVDVAGRRDAMFRGEHVNATEDRAVLHTALRLPADASLEVDGHDVVTEVHETLQRVYAFADKIRSGAWTGVTGRRIETVVNIGIGGSDLGPVMAYEALKPYVHEGLECRFISNIDPTDAATTLAGLDPETTLFIVASKTFGTLETLTNARLCRAWLLDRLPAGDAEDAVRKHFVAVSTALDKVADFGIDPENAFGFWDWVGGRYSIDSAIGTSLVVAIGPERFAEFLGGMHAMDEHFRTAPPEQNAPLLMGLLNVWYTNFLGAATHAVLPYAQQLHRFPAYLQQLTMESNGKGVRWDGSKVGTDTGEVFWGEPGTNGQHAFYQLIHQGTRLIPADFIAFANPAYPLVDEHDGESVDVHELFLANFFAQTHALAFGKSAEEPYRNFTGNRPTTSIMAPDLTPSVLGQLIALYEHLTFTQGVVWGIDSFDQWGVELGKKLALELEPALAGKEAPAEAQDPSTRALIAYYRENRR
- the zwf gene encoding glucose-6-phosphate dehydrogenase — encoded protein: MTENPLRDPADRRLPRIAGPCGMVLFGVTGDLSRKKVMPAIYDLANRGLLPPGFSLVGFARRDWADQDFAQIVHDSVREHARTEFREEVWNQLAEGFRFVPGDFDDDTAFANLRRTIEELDETRGTQGNHAFYLAIPPSFFGNVAAQLKEHGLADPKEGSWRRVVVEKPFGHDLESARELNDILGQVFDPGSIFRIDHYLGKETVQNILAMRFANNLFEPIWNSNYVDHVQITMAEDVGIGGRAGYYDGVGAARDVIQNHLLQLMALVAMEEPTSFDAESLRIEKQKVLSSVTLPPRLDLATARGQYAAGWAGGEEVIGFCEEDGIGARSTTETYAAVTLHVDTRRWAGVPFYLRTGKRLGRRVTEVAIVFKRAPHLPFTETATEALGQNAIVIRVQPDEGMTIRFGSKVPATAMEIRDVNMDFAYGGSFTEASPEAYERLILDVLLGDPPLFPRHEEVELSWKILDPILAYWATRGKPESYASGGWGPASADKMLARDGRTWRRP
- a CDS encoding RNA polymerase-binding protein RbpA; translation: MAGGGSAIRGSRVGAGPMGEAERGDAAPRQNVTYFCSQEHRTMIAFAVEAQVPESWDCPKCGLPSSIDSENPPPPKKVEPYKTHLAYVKERRSDTEAKEILEEALTTLRTKRKSGEIVF
- a CDS encoding glucose-6-phosphate dehydrogenase assembly protein OpcA, whose protein sequence is MKELLDTNSAAIAAAFVKARTKAGSPAMGMVMTLVIVVDEDVATEALKAARRASREHPARVLAVILGDARGKGVVNAQVGIGDDWTGETAMIRLSGAVVKHPESVVLPLLLPDSPVAVWWPTDPPEDPAADPLGSLAQRRITDAAAASRNKTRAMATQCASYTKGNTDLAWTRVTPWRALLAAALDQQPLKVRRASVTGERISPSADLLAAWLSDRLRVPVDRVTSKGPGITEVVLETKEGPIRIARSDGKLAVFSSPNRPDRPVALRRRELPDLLAEELRRLDEDVVYQATAKRMLKLAAQK
- the tkt gene encoding transketolase, which translates into the protein MSRARTPLEWSDLDKRAVDTARCLAMDAVQKVGNGHPGTAMSLAPVAYLLFQKRMRHDPAHPDWSNRDRFVLSCGHSSITLYTQLYLGGFGLELDDLKALRTWGSRTPGHPEHGHTAGVETTTGPLGQGVANAVGMAMAARREKGMFDPDGGTPTTGDGPFDHHVYAICSDGDLEEGVSAEASSIAGHQQLGNLTLIYDANRISIEGDTHIAFTEDVGKRYEAYGWHVQHVDWTKNGDHADGDGYYEDIPALWDALDQAEDVADKPSLIVLRTIIAWPSPQAQNTEASHGSALGDEEIAATKKVLGFDPDQQFQVEDEVIAHTRKLVERGAAAGAAWDEQYAAWAEANPERNDLLHRLRSRSLPAGWDADLPSYAPDAKGVATRVASGEVINAVAAHLPELWGGSADLAGSNNTTIKGEPSFTPEEWQTSYWSGNPYGRVLHFGIREHAMGSVMNGITLHGGTRVFGGTFLVFSDYMRPAVRLAALMKLPTIYVWTHDSIGLGEDGPTHQPVEHVASLRAIPGLDVVRPADGNETVAAWKATLEITDRPVALALTRQNVPTVPRGEDGYATTEGVAKGGYTLIDTEGTPDVILIGTGSEVQLAVTARDQLAEKGIGARVVSMPCREWFDAQDAAYRDSVLLPDVKARVSVEAGIAQGWRDVVGDAGRIVSLDHFGGSADYSTLYREFGITAEAVTLAAEESLRTVSKAARS
- the pgl gene encoding 6-phosphogluconolactonase, coding for MTRDVVVLPDPDAVAAEVAERFLDRIRAAQDRDEAVDVALTGGTVARLVHRRIAELADDGPDWDRVTFWFGDERFVAASSTDRNACQAREDLLDPIAAPHVHEVPSSDDVDTAEEAASAYSALLRSAGSGEFDLVMLGMGPDGHVASLFPGFPELRVDEIAVAVHDSPKPPPDRVSLSFGALNRARAVWFLVTGSEKAEAVQRAWAFEGTVEETPARGISGPSVTWFVDEAAAGR
- the tal gene encoding transaldolase; its protein translation is MSDRLKQLAEAGVSIWLDDLSRERLETGNLADLVKTSSVVGVTTNPSIFASALAKGERYDAQVRELAADGADVERTVFELTTTDVRNAADVLRDVFEASDGVDGRVSIEVSPGFAHDTEQTVAEAAKLWAAVDRPNVLIKIPGTPEGNPAITRTLAAGISVNVTLIFGLDQYAEVMEAYVAGLEQAAANGHDLSTIHSVASFFVSRVDTEIDARLDAAGAEPVLKGRAGIANARLAFEAFEKFFSGERWEALAAQGAHKQRPLWASTGVKNPEYDDTMYVVDLVVEDTVNTMPEKTLQAVADHGVVAGDRVRPFYAEARQTLEDLAAAGIDYDDVIALLIREGVEKFVTAWDELLETVGKSLEQAKA